In the genome of Bradyrhizobium ottawaense, the window ATCTGCTCGATCCCTCCCCGCTCGACGTCGAGATCGCCGACATCGCGCACGGGCTGGCGCGCGTCGCGCGCTGGAACGGGCAGACCGTTGGCACGCACATCTTCTCGGTCGCGCAGCACACGCTGCTGGTGGAGACCGTGATGCGGCACGAGATGCCGCGGGTCGACCAGCGCATGCGGCTTGCAGCCCTGCTGCATGATGCGCCCGAATATGTCATCGGCGACATGATCTCGCCGTTCAAGGCGGTGCTCGACGGCCATTACAAGGCGGTGGAGAAACGCCTGCTCGGCGCCATCCACATCCGCTTCGGCCTGCCGCCGGTGCTGCCTGAGGAGGTCACGCAGGCGATCAAGGCCGCCGATCGCGGGGCAGCCTATCTGGAAGCGACCGAGCTTGCCGGCTTCAGCGAGAGCGAGGCGCGGCGCCTGTTCGGCAAGGATCCCGGCCTCTCCGACAGCGTCCGGCGCGACTACCTTACGCCCTGGACCGCGGCGCGAGCCGAGAAGCAGTTTCTGGAGCGATTTGGCGCGTTGTTTGCGTAGGTCCCATAGGGTGGGCAAAGGCGCG includes:
- a CDS encoding YfbR-like 5'-deoxynucleotidase, which encodes MTAKKTARDVASRAWQRMLSGRRLDLLDPSPLDVEIADIAHGLARVARWNGQTVGTHIFSVAQHTLLVETVMRHEMPRVDQRMRLAALLHDAPEYVIGDMISPFKAVLDGHYKAVEKRLLGAIHIRFGLPPVLPEEVTQAIKAADRGAAYLEATELAGFSESEARRLFGKDPGLSDSVRRDYLTPWTAARAEKQFLERFGALFA